ACGCCTGGCGATGGTCACGCACACGGCTTATGATGAAGAACTGATCCCGGAGATCACGGCAGGGATTCGCGCCCACTACGCCGGGCTGTTTCAGTTCGGCGCGCCCGACGTCGTTGTTGTCAACGTCACCAAGGATGCGATCTGGTCGCGCAAGGCGGCGATCCCGGAAGCTGGCAACATGGCGCGCCCGTCCCCCGCTGAAGCGGTCGATCTATTCGACCTCAGCCCCGCCAATCTCAACGTGGCGTTTCCAAATCCCCGATCTGATGTCGCTGACCTCATCGAGGCGGATATTCTGGGCGGTGACATCGATCCGAAGAAGTACTATCCGCCGGACGTCTATCGGGCGCCAAACAAGGCCTATCCCAAGGACTTCACGCTCGATGTCCGCGAAATCGCGCTGATGAAGGCGAAACGAGCCCAGGTCAAGCTTTCGGAGAAAAGTGCCAGACTCCAAGCGATCATCGACGCTATCGAAGGCACGAAGTAATGGCTGGCGATCAGCAGTTGTTATTGTCCGCGTCCCACGTGACGGCAGCCGTGCCCTTGACCGTTCTGACCGGATTTCTCGGCGCGGGCAAGACCACGCTTTTGAACCGAATTCTTACGGGTGACCACGGGCTTCGGGTCGCGGTGCTGATCAACGACTTCGGTTCCATCAACATCGATGCCGAACTCGTCGTAGGGGTCGAAAGCGAGGGGGATGTGATCAATCTCGCCAATGGCTGCGTCTGCTGCAACATCCGCGACGATCTGGTGGCCGCGGTGATGCAGGTGATGACGCGCCCCGAGCGGCCCGAATACATACTGCTCGAGGCGAGCGGGGTGGCCGACCCATCCGGCATCGCACTCACCTTCATGGACGAGGACATGCGAGATCGCATCCGGTTGGACAGCATCATGTGCATCGTCGACGCGGAGCAGATTTTCTTGGCACCCGAACTGATGGAGCTGAAGCTTCGCCAGGTTGCTTTCGCGGACATGCTCATTCTCAACAAGGTCGATCTTGTCGCGCCGAAGGAGATTGAACGGATCAAGGCATGGCTCGACGACCGATTCCACCGTTATCGACTTGTGCAGGCGTCCCACGGAAACGTGCCGCTGGAAGTCCTGCTGTCAGTCGGTCGGTTTGATCCTTCGCAGCTCGACGCCAGTCCGCCGGTCAAGGATTCTGGTCATTCTTCTGACTGTCGAGATCACAATTGCGGGCATCGCCTTCACTATCACAGGCATAACCACGCGCAGGGCTTCAGCACCTGGAAATACGAAGTGTCAGAGCCGCTCTCGCTCGAGGCCCTACGCGAAGCGGCGCGCAAACTCCCGGCCAGCGTCTACCGATGCAAAGGCATTATTCATGTCGCCGAAGAACCAGGCCGCCGGGTCATCCTTCAAGTTGTCGGCAAGCGAGTATATATTGCAGTTGGAGATAAATGGAACGGCGAGGAACCACGGACGCGCATCGTCGCCATTGGAGCGCATGATGGGGTGGATGCTGTGGCATTGCGCCAGGTCTTCGGTCGATGCCATGCAGAGCCGGCGCAGCTGCACGAGCATTCCGCGACCTTGGGGCGTATGGTTGCTCTGTCCTAGAAGTGGAATGACAACTGGGTAAACAGGCCATGCTGCGTGGCGTTGTACCGGAAGCCGTCGTCACTGTAGTCGGTATAAAGTGCCCGGTAGCCTAAGGACGACGAGATCGTCTCTGTCCAGTTGTAGCCCACCGTTGCCGTTCCCTGCAGCGTGATGTCCGAAGCGATGCCGAAGCCGCCGACATCGGCCATCGCGTCGACGAACCACCGGTCGTTTATGTCATAATGCAATGCCAAGCCAACCACGGGATCGAACCAGCTTTGCGATCCGGTGCGGTCGATTCCCGGAAAAAAGACGGGGTCAATGGAGATGTCGACCTTGTAGTACTGGGAGCGCAGGCCGCCGGTGGCATAGAGCTCCAGGTTCTGGACATTCAACGGTAGCTCGTAGCCGACCAGCGCGGTGAACAGGATTTGCTCCTGCTCGAACCCGACGTTGCCGCCGAAGGGCCCGACATCCGCATCCGCGGAAATCTTCGACCACATGAAATCGGAATAGAGGAGCCAGCTATCACCAGTCGCCTTAAAAGACCCCGCAAACGCGCCCTCGAGGTGCTCGATGGCGTCGAGGGCGGACAAGTTCACATCGGACGCGGGTAAACCCCGAACGCCGACGCTTCCGTCCAAGGCTGTGAACCACCCATCCAACGCCACCTGGTACTTCCAGCCGCTGTCGATCGGCGGAGCGCCGTAAGCGCCCGACGTATCGGCGGCTGCGACAGGTGTGGCGATTGCAAGCGCCAGCGGTAGTACCAGGTATCTGAATTTGCCAATCATCTGCATATGCACTCCATTTTGATCTCCCGATTCGCCGATGGTAACGCGTGACCGACTGCTAAATTAGCTATGTCGCGTAGAAATGCATGTATGTTCAGGTAAAACCCCTCTAAAATCGTTGGGCTTCATAGCGGCGACCGCCACCCCACCATGTGAAACCTGCGGGAGCCTGGACTGCCCA
The window above is part of the Rhizobium indicum genome. Proteins encoded here:
- a CDS encoding CobW family GTP-binding protein, with the protein product MAGDQQLLLSASHVTAAVPLTVLTGFLGAGKTTLLNRILTGDHGLRVAVLINDFGSINIDAELVVGVESEGDVINLANGCVCCNIRDDLVAAVMQVMTRPERPEYILLEASGVADPSGIALTFMDEDMRDRIRLDSIMCIVDAEQIFLAPELMELKLRQVAFADMLILNKVDLVAPKEIERIKAWLDDRFHRYRLVQASHGNVPLEVLLSVGRFDPSQLDASPPVKDSGHSSDCRDHNCGHRLHYHRHNHAQGFSTWKYEVSEPLSLEALREAARKLPASVYRCKGIIHVAEEPGRRVILQVVGKRVYIAVGDKWNGEEPRTRIVAIGAHDGVDAVALRQVFGRCHAEPAQLHEHSATLGRMVALS